A genomic window from Triticum urartu cultivar G1812 chromosome 7, Tu2.1, whole genome shotgun sequence includes:
- the LOC125525874 gene encoding LOW QUALITY PROTEIN: uncharacterized protein LOC125525874 (The sequence of the model RefSeq protein was modified relative to this genomic sequence to represent the inferred CDS: substituted 2 bases at 2 genomic stop codons) has protein sequence MPPSAHETVSDCSQPCSQSQAPRLRDFFVLIERESFEAQLIPSLCINRRIRHAVLILLFTAGHLHILLEVAIGDARPFLSSGSSLRLACRTPGPRTRLARVFVARAGRSLVRTWRHWPLTSALRESFHLHLDVIALMVEPYLHEAIHLVRGFAAKLHPHRSHPNERESSSTTMGLPNIFSPSIRRSTRRCFLGMPWRQSHTFGMERGTQVSWIVSRTRTVMSLMERNSLPLDLTMCSRSAEGKVTAXSSSPTXEICQSQSPATMCFSSYLSTRSESLPGSADKIAPLAAWRLLPSTSSSSSNSKQKKPSPGIALPMIWR, from the coding sequence ATGCCCCCATCAGCGCACGAGACGGTGTCGGACTGCTCCCAGCCGTGTTCGCAATCGCAAGCGCCCCGGCTCCGCGACTTCTTTGTCCTCATCGAGCGCGAGAGCTTTGAGGCCCAGCTTATCCCAAGTCTCTGTATCAATCGACGTATCCGGCATGCTGTCCTCATTCTCCTCTTCACGGCAGGCCATCTCCACATCCTGCTGGAGGTTGCCATTGGCGATGCTCGTCCCTTCTTGAGCTCCGGGAGCAGCCTGCGGCTGGCCTGCCGCACCCCCGGTCCCCGAACCAGGCTGGCCCGCGTGTTTGTCGCTAGGGCGGGGAGGAGCCTTGTCAGAACCTGGCGCCACTGGCCCCTTACCAGTGCGCTTCGGGAGTCTTTCCACCTCCACCTTGATGTCATAGCCCTCATGGTTGAACCATACTTGCACGAAGCCATTCATCTTGTTCGGGGCTTTGCAGCCAAACTTCATCCTCACCGGTCCCATCCGAATGAGAGAGAGAGCTCGTCCACCACAATGGGCCTGCCCAACATCTTCAGTCCTTCCATCAGGCGATCGACGCGGCGGTGCTTCTTAGGGATGCCATGGAGACAAAGCCACACCTTCGGCATGGAGAGGGGCACGCAGGTCTCCTGGATAGTATCACGCACCCGCACCGTAATGTCATTGATGGAGAGAAACAGTTTACCACTAGATTTGACCATGTGCAGCAGATCCGCGGAGGGAAAAGTAactgcataatcatcatcacccACTTGAGAAATATGCCAGTCCCAATCCCCCGCCACCATGTGCTTCAGCTCCTACTTGAGCACGCGCAGCGAGAGCCTCCCTGGCTCCGCCGACAAGATAGCACCATTGGCAGCCTGGAGATTATtgccctccacctcctcttcttcctcaaACTCCAAGCAGAAAAAACCTTCGCCCGGGATAGCACTGCCCATGATCTGGAGGTGA